Genomic segment of Synergistaceae bacterium DZ-S4:
GGTGGACATTTTCGTGGAGCTTGAGAAACTCCTCTTCTTCCTTAAAGAAAGAGAAGAAAAGCATTAGTGCATTTTATTACACAAAGGGCTTAAGTCATGTTAAAATAACCAACGTTACTTTTGACCCAAAAATTCGATTTATATAAAAATAAAATATATGTTAAGGAGGAATTGATTTGGGCGGACAGCAGGGCGGACTTGTAGGCATGATGCTTCCTCTCGCAATGTTTGCGGCGATTTTTTATTTCATGATTATTCGTCCGCAGAAGAAAAAACAGAAGGCGCATGAAGAAATGCTCGCAAGCATCAGCAGAGGTTCTACGATTATCACGGCAGGCGGTTTTTTTGGAATAGTAAGAGAGATCCTTGATGACAGCTATATCATTGAGCTTGACGAGGGAGTAAAGGCAAGGATACTCAAGAGCTCTGTATCAATGAAGAAGACAGACGGTTCATCAGATGCCAGGCCAAAGAAAAAGAAAGTCAAAAAGGATGAGATCCCGGCTGAAACAGCTGAAGAGCCGGTAAAAGAGACCGCAGTGGTCGAGGCGGAAGCTGAAGAATCAAAAGATACAGAAAAGGAAGAGGCCTAGAATCTAGTCTCAAATGTAGCAGTATGTTTATACGGAGAGGACGACCAGCTTGTCCACTCCGTTTTCTTTGCAAGGAGGCGCTTTCTCTATGGTAAAAAGAGACAAATGGCGGTTGGGTTTTATTCTGACAGTGATACTCATTGCCGCATACATAGTTTTCCCCATACAGGGCAAAGTCCGTTTGGGACTGGACCTCAGGGGTGGTGTTCACATAGTTTTGCAGGCGAAAGGTACACCTGGAAATCCCGTAACGCCGGACAGCATCGATCGACTCCTTGCAGTGCTCAGGAGCCGTATCGACCAGTATGGGATCGCTGAACCTGTGATCCAGAAACAGGGAGATGACCGCATTGCGGTAGACCTGCCAGGCATAGAAGATCCGGAAGCGGCCCTTGACCTTATAGGAAGGACCGCTGTACTGGAGTTCAGGCAGGTACTTGGAGAATCTCCGAGAGTTCCCGCTGAACCTGTACGCTCTAACTATGACAGTGACGAACAGTTCCGGTCGGCGCAGGATCGCTGGCAGCAGGCAAAGAACGAGGTCGATGGATATGTCAAACAAATGGAGGAAGCTGTAAAAGCGAACCCGGACATAGTGGTCGGCAAGGGTGAAGACGGCGCAGCTTATCTTTTGGGCAAGGCTTATGTCACCGGCAAGGACCTTACTAAGGCTGACACGACTTTTGACCAGTTTGGCAAAGCAGCCGTATCCCTGAAATTCAACTCAGAAGGCGCCAAACTTTTTGATGAGGCAACTGCGGCCAATGTAGGCAAGCAGATCGCCATAGTGCTCGACGGGGTCGTGATATCCGCTCCTGTCGTCCAGCAGCGTATCTCCGGAGGAGAGGCACAGATAACTGGAAAGTTCTCGACTCCCGAAGCAAACAGGCTTGCCATAATGCTGAGGGCAGGTGCGCTTCCGGTAGCTGTTGAGATCCTTGAAAACAGATCTGTCGGTCCGACCCTCGGTGCAGACTCCATAAATGATGGTATACGCTCCGGACTTGTAGGTGCTGTCCTGGTGGTCATGTTTATGGTCATTTATTATGGTTTCCTGGGGCTGGCTGCCGATCTGGCTCTCTGTGTAGCCATGCTGCTTGTGATGGCAGGCCTCATCTTCCTCAGATCTACTCTTACTCTTCCGGGGATCGGCGGTATCATCCTGACTATAGGAATGGCTGTCGACGGCAACATTCTCATATATGAACGCATGAAAGAAGAGCTTGCATCCGGCAAAACTCAGATGGCAGCTCTTGACGCAGGTTTTAGGAAAGCTCTGGTCGTAATACTGGACTCTAATATCACTACTCTGATCGCAGCTGCCGTGCTCTTCTATTTCGGAAGCGGACCGATCAGGGGATTTGCAGTGACTCTGAGCATCGGTGTTATTTCAGCTGTTTTCTGCAATGTTATAGTTACCCGGTCGCTGCTCGGTGTTATGCTTTCACACCGGAAAATGAAAACGCTATAGGAAGGAGGCGCTGTTAATGGTTGCTTTTAATGCTTCGAAACTTAATTTGCCATTCATGAAATACAGGATGTACGCCATTCTGATCAGCCTCGTTTTTGTGGCCTTTTCCATTGGTCTGGTAGCTTTTAAGGGGCTTAATCTCAGTGTAGACTTTACCGGAGGCCTTGTTCTGCAGGTCGAATTCTCTTCTCCTGCGGAAGTTGCCGAAATACGTTCCAGCCTCAGCTCGATTGGGCAGGGGCAGGCGATAATCCAGGCTTATAACAAAAATGAGATCCTGATACGTTTCCAGGCTCAGGATGAAGAGGTCAGAAGAGAGGTGCTGGAGAAGCTCAAAAATGACTTCGGCGACCTTAAGATCCTCAAGATAGACAAAGTAGGGCCTGTTGTGGGCAAAGAACTCAGGGCTCAGGCAATTATTGCACTTTCGCTTGCCCTGGCCGGCATTCTTACTTACATGGCTTTCCGTTTTAAATTTCGCTTCGGGATAGCTGCTGTCGTTGCACTTCTGCATGACACGCTGATAATGCTGGGAATGTTCAGCTTCACCGGCAAGGAAGTGTCAGTCTCCTTCATTGCTGCCATACTCACGGTGGTGGGATATTCTCTCAACGATTCCATCGTTGTGCTCGACCGCGTAAGGGAGAACTGGGCTTCGGCAAAGACTAAAGGGATCCTTGAACTTGTGGACCTGTCAATAAACCAGACTCTGGCAAGGACTATAAACACATCTCTGACCACACTGCTGCCTGTACTGGCAATGTATTTATTCGGCGGAGAGGTGATCAGCAATTTTGCGTTTGCCTTCCTTGTCGGGATAGTCGTAGGGACCTATAGTTCGATATACATTGCGAGCTCTATCGTCGCCGAATGGTATCTGCGCTCTCCAAAATTTTAATATCATTTTTTGTTCTAAGGGGGGGGCTTACGCCCCTCTTTTTTTTGTCTTTTTATCATCATTTTGTTGTATTATAGATAATCAAACAGAAAGCATTCTGATCGCTTGCCTATGAGGAGGGGTTTTATGAAGAGCTATATACTAGCGATAACGGTTACCATGTTCCTGTCCGCACTTTTTGCTTTCCAGAACATTGGTGACGTCACAGTCAGGTTTCTTGTCTTTGAATGGGTCCTCCCGCAGGGGGTCTGGGAGGTCCTTATCTTCTGTGCCGGCGCTGCGATAATGTGGATATTCTCAATATTCTCCATGTTTGAGGTTAGAGGCAAATACAAGAAAGAGCTTAAAGCGAAAGATGAAAGGATAGCAGCCGTCGAAAAAGAAAAAAAGACTATACTTGAATCTGTGGCAGCAGCGAGAAGCCCTCTGCCCATAAGCGAGGATGCCGGCCTTACACATAATGCCGAGGAAAACACTTCGGGCGGAACGGTCGAGTAGTTTGGTAGTATTCTGTTCGAAAGATGAACTGAACATTTACAGACCGGGTCGGACAGCGGCAGACATAGCTGCGCGCCTTGACTGCTCTCTTTTCCAGGCTGCACTGCTGGAGATGAGGGGAGTGACTTCGGAGACAAGTGATTCTGTGATAAAAAGCTGGATATCTCCGGACATGGAGAGCATGCTGGACTCACTGGATCTAGGTGAGACCAATTCGCTCGCTGTTGGTGTGTTCCGCTCTTTGAACGAAAGATCTGACGTTGTCGTATACGGAGACTATGATGTCGACGGGATCTCAGCTACTGCTTTGGCTGTTGAAATGGCTCTGCACAGGAAGGCAAGCGTAAGGTATTTCATCCCGCACCGGTTCAATCAGGGGTACGGCCTTCACTCGGATGTAGCAACAACAATAGCGAAGAGAAAGTGTGACCTTGTGATCGTCGTTGACTGCGGGACCCAGGATGCCGAATCCGTCAGACTGATAAGAGACAGCGGCATTCCGGTAGTGATCCTCGACCACCATCTGGCTGAGGGAGAACTTGCCGTTTCGGACACAATGGTAAATCCCCAGATCGGCGGCGATATCACGGCCAAAAGGCTTTGTGCGGCCGGGGTCATTTGGTGCTGGGCATGGCAAAATGAACTTCTTCCCCGGGAAAGGCTGCGAAAACTACTTGACCTGGTCGCGCTGGCAACAATTGCCGATTGTGTATCGCTTGCTTCGCCCCTGAACAGAGTCCTTGTCCAGGGAGGCATGGATGTACTCAGGAGAGCTCCGAGACCAGGCCTTGCAATTCTTATGGAAAAGCTTGGCATTATTCCTTCCGCACTTGATCCGGAAGATCTTGCGATGAAGATCATACCATGCCTTAACGCGGCGGGCAGGCTCTACTTTGCAGATCTTGCAGTGAAAATACTGTTTAATGCCGAGGATCTTTCCGATAAGGTCGACAAGATAATAGAACTTAACAAAAAAAGAAGAGAACTCTCCTCAAAGATCCTCGAGCAGGTCGACGGGGAACAGGCAGAACCTTACCAGTATGTACTGACTGACAAAGACTGGTCCGTAGGTGTACTCAGCAGCGTGGCGAGCAGGATATGCAGCGAGAGGAACGCTCCTGTCGCTCTCGTGGCTGCTGTCGGCGACATAATGAGGGGTACCCTCAGGATGCCTGCCGGAGGTGATGCTGTCGGTATACTTAAGACACTTGCTCCCATGCTGAACACGTGGGGAGGTCACCGTCTCGCCGCAGGCTTCAGCGTGAAGACCGACAAATGGCAGGAAGTCAGGGATGAGATGGAAAGGATGCTCTCGAAGGTCAAGGTGTCAAGCGACAAGGAAGATCTTCTGTACTGGATCCCATCGGAACTTGACCTCAAGGCATGGTACGAAGCTGAAAAGCTTGGACCTTTCGGAATGGATAATCCATGTCCGAAGCTATATTCCCCGTACAGCGGCAGCGTAAAGATCATCCCGCTTGGCAAAAATGGAAAACATGTAAAGATCGATCTGGGCGAGTCAACGCTCCTCGGCTTTGGTGCGGCGGATATCGTAAAGGACAGGGAAGGCCTGATGGGGTGGGTATACAGACCGCGTGTGGATACATGGCGTAATGTGACATCCCTCCAGCTTGTGCTTGAAAAGATGGTTACAGCATAACTGCTGTTGAATGGCACGGTGGTACTTAAATGAGCGAAGAGAACAAACCGGGAATAATAAATGTGCGTTCTGCCCATATGTCGGGAATAAGCAGAAAAGAAGAGGGCGGACTGAGCGAAAAAAACTGCAGATCTCTTATGGAAGGGTACTGGGGACGCATACCCGAGTCTCAGCGTGTCTCAACGCTCAGGCTGACATGGCAGGACCTCTGGACTAAAATTTCAAGATACCTTTCCAGGGAAGATGTGATCGCCATAGGTGAGGCCTTTGTATTCGCTGCGGAGTCACATGGGGGTCAGATGAGGTACAGTGGTGATCCCTATGTCGTACACACCGTATCTGTTGCAGCGATACTGGCAGGGATGGAGATCGACCGTGAGACGATAATCGCTTCGCTGCTGCACGATGTCCTTGAAGATACACAGGTGACTACTGAAGAGCTTCGTGATAAATTCGGACAGGGCGTTGTCACCCTTGTAGACGGGGTAACCAAACTTGGCAAACTTCCTTTTAAGACATTTGAAGACTATCAGGCCGAAAACCTGAGAAAAATGTTTGTGGTCATGGCGAAGGACATCAGGGTCGTCCTTATCAAGCTGGCCGACCGTCTTCATAATATGAGGACCATCTCCTCCCATAAAAGGGAGAAACAGATCACGATCGCCAGGGAGACCCTTGAGATATATGCTCCCCTTGCGCACCGTCTTGGTATATACCAGGTAAAGAGGGAACTAGAGGATCTCTCTTTTCGTATCCTTGATCCCGAGATGTACTATGACATAAAACGCAGGGTGAGAAAAAAACTTCCAGAGCGTGAAATGATAATTAAAGAAGCTATGGATATCCTCTCCCAGAAAATTGAAGAAGATGGTCTTGAGGCCTCCATAAAGGGGCGGCCCAAACACTTTTACAGCATATATGAAAAAATGAGGAGAAAAAACCTTTCGCTTGACCAGCTTTACGATCTTCTGGCTCTAAGGGTCATAGTAAAAAACGTAGCTGACTGCTACCAGGTCCTTGGGATAGTACATACCATATGGAAACCTATTCCGGGCCAGTTTGATGATTATATAGCCAACCCAAAGAGCAACCTTTACCAATCCCTTCATACGACTGTGGTCGGTCCTGCCGGTGAGCCTCTGGAAGTGCAAATAAGGACATGGGAGATGCATTCTCTTGCCGAGTATGGGATAGCCGCCCACTGGAACTACAAAGAGGGCGGCCGGAGAGTGGACCATCTTGACGAAGGGCTCACATGGATAAGAAAAGCCCTTGAGGTAGTGCCTGAAGGTCAGGAAGAAGAGGGGGTAAGCTCCCAGTTTCTGGACAACCTGAAAACAGACGTCCTCTCAACAGAAGTATTTGTCTTTACTCCCAAAGGAAATGTGATATCAGTACCAAACGGATCCACTCCTATAGATTTTGCTTATGCCATCCACACTGAGATAGGGCATAAATGCGTTGGGGCTATGGTAAACGGGAGGATCGCCCCGATGGATCATGTGCTGCAAAACGGCGACATCGTACGAATACTGACTTCGCCTCAGGGCAAACCATCGCGCGATTGGCTCAAGATAGCAAAATCGACAAGGACCAGGAGCAAGATAAAGAGCTGGTTTCGCCAGCAGGACAGGCAGGAAAGAGAAGAAAAGGTAAGGAGGGGCAGGGACCTCCTTGAAAAAGAGGCTCTGAGAAGGAACCCCGGAGCGGAAAATCCGCTTGAATCGCTCTCTCCCCACCTAAGTCAGGTAGCCAGAGAGATGGGCTATCTCAACACTGAAGAACTCATTGTTTCTGTGGGGACAGGAAGCCATACAGCCGCCAGCATACTTGGCAGGATATCATCCGACACAAAACAGGCTCCGGAACCTATCCCGGCCCAGGCACCTGCTCAAAGGAGCGAAGCCGACTCTGAGATAGTTGTCGAGGGTGCCTCGGGCGTTCTTGTCTCGCTTGCCCAGTGCTGCCGTCCGGTTCCGGGCGACCAGATCATCGGATGTGTGACACAGAGCAGGGGTATAACGGTACATCGCAAAGATTGTGCTAACATAGACAAGGCCGACCCCAACAAGCTGATAGTTGTATCGTGGGGCAGACTAAAGGACCACCGATACACAGCGAGGATAAAGGTTGAGGGCATTGACAAGCCTACTCTCTTCGGAGAGATAGTTCAGGCCATAACGGCGATGGACGGAGTGCTTGTGGGTATAAGGGCAAACGTTGTGAACAATTCAAGAACAAGGGTAGCTGCCGATGTCCAGATAAAGGACCTGGAGCATCTTTACAGAATAATAGCGAGGCTCAATACCATATCGGGAGTAATAGAGATAACCAGGGGGTGATCATGTTTGAAGGCACTGCTGCAGCGCGTCGACAGGGCAAGCGTGACTGTCGGCGGCAATGTGACAGGGAGCATAGGGAAAGGTCTGTGCGTCTTTTTGGGTGTTGCCGAGGGTGATACCCAAAAGGACATCGCATGGCTTGCAGATAAAGTTGTTAATCTGAGGATATTCGATGACGAGTCAGGTAAAATGAACAGGTCAGTCATTGACGAAAAGGGAGAGATACTTATAGTATCCCAGTTTACGCTGTGCGGAGACTGCAAAAGAGGCAGGCGGCCGTCTTGGACTAATGCCGCTGAACCGACTGAAGCCAACAGGATGTATGAAAAATTCGTCGGAGAGATAGAGTCAAGGGGAGTAGTTGCAGCCACAGGAGTTTTCCAGGCTCTGATGAAGGTTGAGATATGCAATGACGGTCCCGTTACTCTGATGATAGACAGCAGGGAGTGAATGAAGCATGAAGATCAAAAGGTTTGCCCTGGGGGCTCTTTGGACAAACTGTTATGTCATCAGCGACGCAGGGGGCGAGGGTATAGTTGTCGATCCCGGAGGTCCTGCGGCTGAGGTCGAGAAGTATATCAGAGATAACGACATCAGGCTCCACTGGATAATTCTGACCCACGGACACGGCGACCATATAGGAGGCGTATCTGAACTCAGGAACCTCTCTGAAAACGGGATAGCGATACATACGGAAGATGCAGACTGTCTTGTCGACGCAAACAGGAACCTCTCTGCCTTCATGGGTGCCTCTGTAGAACTGACTTCAGCAGATAAAAAGCTGAGTGAAGGTGATATCCTGAAAGTCGGCAACATGAATGTCAGAGTCATCCATACGCCGGGACACACGTTGGGTGGGATCTGTCTCCATGTCACAGAAGGTGAGGAGGAAGTTCTGATATCCGGAGACACTCTATTTGCCCGCTCGATCGGAAGAAGCGATCTGCCCGGCGGAAATGAGGACGTGCTTATCGATTCGCTGAAAAAATTGT
This window contains:
- the yajC gene encoding preprotein translocase subunit YajC → MGGQQGGLVGMMLPLAMFAAIFYFMIIRPQKKKQKAHEEMLASISRGSTIITAGGFFGIVREILDDSYIIELDEGVKARILKSSVSMKKTDGSSDARPKKKKVKKDEIPAETAEEPVKETAVVEAEAEESKDTEKEEA
- the secF gene encoding protein translocase subunit SecF, encoding MVAFNASKLNLPFMKYRMYAILISLVFVAFSIGLVAFKGLNLSVDFTGGLVLQVEFSSPAEVAEIRSSLSSIGQGQAIIQAYNKNEILIRFQAQDEEVRREVLEKLKNDFGDLKILKIDKVGPVVGKELRAQAIIALSLALAGILTYMAFRFKFRFGIAAVVALLHDTLIMLGMFSFTGKEVSVSFIAAILTVVGYSLNDSIVVLDRVRENWASAKTKGILELVDLSINQTLARTINTSLTTLLPVLAMYLFGGEVISNFAFAFLVGIVVGTYSSIYIASSIVAEWYLRSPKF
- a CDS encoding MBL fold metallo-hydrolase — translated: MKIKRFALGALWTNCYVISDAGGEGIVVDPGGPAAEVEKYIRDNDIRLHWIILTHGHGDHIGGVSELRNLSENGIAIHTEDADCLVDANRNLSAFMGASVELTSADKKLSEGDILKVGNMNVRVIHTPGHTLGGICLHVTEGEEEVLISGDTLFARSIGRSDLPGGNEDVLIDSLKKLSDLPEKIRVFPGHGPETTIGAEKLYNPYWPR
- a CDS encoding bifunctional (p)ppGpp synthetase/guanosine-3',5'-bis(diphosphate) 3'-pyrophosphohydrolase yields the protein MSEENKPGIINVRSAHMSGISRKEEGGLSEKNCRSLMEGYWGRIPESQRVSTLRLTWQDLWTKISRYLSREDVIAIGEAFVFAAESHGGQMRYSGDPYVVHTVSVAAILAGMEIDRETIIASLLHDVLEDTQVTTEELRDKFGQGVVTLVDGVTKLGKLPFKTFEDYQAENLRKMFVVMAKDIRVVLIKLADRLHNMRTISSHKREKQITIARETLEIYAPLAHRLGIYQVKRELEDLSFRILDPEMYYDIKRRVRKKLPEREMIIKEAMDILSQKIEEDGLEASIKGRPKHFYSIYEKMRRKNLSLDQLYDLLALRVIVKNVADCYQVLGIVHTIWKPIPGQFDDYIANPKSNLYQSLHTTVVGPAGEPLEVQIRTWEMHSLAEYGIAAHWNYKEGGRRVDHLDEGLTWIRKALEVVPEGQEEEGVSSQFLDNLKTDVLSTEVFVFTPKGNVISVPNGSTPIDFAYAIHTEIGHKCVGAMVNGRIAPMDHVLQNGDIVRILTSPQGKPSRDWLKIAKSTRTRSKIKSWFRQQDRQEREEKVRRGRDLLEKEALRRNPGAENPLESLSPHLSQVAREMGYLNTEELIVSVGTGSHTAASILGRISSDTKQAPEPIPAQAPAQRSEADSEIVVEGASGVLVSLAQCCRPVPGDQIIGCVTQSRGITVHRKDCANIDKADPNKLIVVSWGRLKDHRYTARIKVEGIDKPTLFGEIVQAITAMDGVLVGIRANVVNNSRTRVAADVQIKDLEHLYRIIARLNTISGVIEITRG
- the dtd gene encoding D-aminoacyl-tRNA deacylase, which codes for MKALLQRVDRASVTVGGNVTGSIGKGLCVFLGVAEGDTQKDIAWLADKVVNLRIFDDESGKMNRSVIDEKGEILIVSQFTLCGDCKRGRRPSWTNAAEPTEANRMYEKFVGEIESRGVVAATGVFQALMKVEICNDGPVTLMIDSRE
- the secD gene encoding protein translocase subunit SecD gives rise to the protein MVKRDKWRLGFILTVILIAAYIVFPIQGKVRLGLDLRGGVHIVLQAKGTPGNPVTPDSIDRLLAVLRSRIDQYGIAEPVIQKQGDDRIAVDLPGIEDPEAALDLIGRTAVLEFRQVLGESPRVPAEPVRSNYDSDEQFRSAQDRWQQAKNEVDGYVKQMEEAVKANPDIVVGKGEDGAAYLLGKAYVTGKDLTKADTTFDQFGKAAVSLKFNSEGAKLFDEATAANVGKQIAIVLDGVVISAPVVQQRISGGEAQITGKFSTPEANRLAIMLRAGALPVAVEILENRSVGPTLGADSINDGIRSGLVGAVLVVMFMVIYYGFLGLAADLALCVAMLLVMAGLIFLRSTLTLPGIGGIILTIGMAVDGNILIYERMKEELASGKTQMAALDAGFRKALVVILDSNITTLIAAAVLFYFGSGPIRGFAVTLSIGVISAVFCNVIVTRSLLGVMLSHRKMKTL
- a CDS encoding LapA family protein, with the translated sequence MKSYILAITVTMFLSALFAFQNIGDVTVRFLVFEWVLPQGVWEVLIFCAGAAIMWIFSIFSMFEVRGKYKKELKAKDERIAAVEKEKKTILESVAAARSPLPISEDAGLTHNAEENTSGGTVE
- a CDS encoding DHH family phosphoesterase, which encodes MVVFCSKDELNIYRPGRTAADIAARLDCSLFQAALLEMRGVTSETSDSVIKSWISPDMESMLDSLDLGETNSLAVGVFRSLNERSDVVVYGDYDVDGISATALAVEMALHRKASVRYFIPHRFNQGYGLHSDVATTIAKRKCDLVIVVDCGTQDAESVRLIRDSGIPVVILDHHLAEGELAVSDTMVNPQIGGDITAKRLCAAGVIWCWAWQNELLPRERLRKLLDLVALATIADCVSLASPLNRVLVQGGMDVLRRAPRPGLAILMEKLGIIPSALDPEDLAMKIIPCLNAAGRLYFADLAVKILFNAEDLSDKVDKIIELNKKRRELSSKILEQVDGEQAEPYQYVLTDKDWSVGVLSSVASRICSERNAPVALVAAVGDIMRGTLRMPAGGDAVGILKTLAPMLNTWGGHRLAAGFSVKTDKWQEVRDEMERMLSKVKVSSDKEDLLYWIPSELDLKAWYEAEKLGPFGMDNPCPKLYSPYSGSVKIIPLGKNGKHVKIDLGESTLLGFGAADIVKDREGLMGWVYRPRVDTWRNVTSLQLVLEKMVTA